The sequence CATCGCGACAGCTCCTGCTGATGCATGGATGTTGAACATGTTGACACCCAATTTTGCTATCTCTTCTGCTGCATCTGCCATAGTGTTAGGTATATCGTAAAGTTTGAGGTCCAAGAATATCTTGAAATCAGGGTTGATCGCTTTGAGTGACTCTATAAAAGGTTTCCCGTCACGGATGTAGGCACGAAATCCTACTTTCATCCAAACATTGTACGATTTGAGTGACTCGGCCAGGGCCAAGTTCTCTTCAGCTGACGGCAGATCAAGTGCTACACATAGTTCCATGGTTTAAACCTCTTATCTTTTTTATTGAATATTCTTTGGGTATAATAATAGCCTAATTTAAATATATAAGGACTAAACACACATGTTTGGAAGAGAAACAAAAAGATACGATGTTGTTCAATCTGTAATGGACACATACAACTACGCAAAATTTACCACTTCTAAAGGAGTGATCTGGGCTAAGCTTTTTAAAGATGATGCACCTAACACGGTTGCAAACTTCGCTCACCTTGCTGAAACAGGATTCTACAATGGTCTAAAATTCCACAGAGTAATCCCTGGGTTTATGGCACAAGGCGGTTGCCCGCACTCTAAAGACAATCCCGCAATGGCTGGTACAGGCGGTCCAGGCTGGCAGATAGACTGTGAGACTGACACAAGTACACACCCTCACAGAAGAGGTGTTCTCTCTATGGCACACGCAGGCCCGAACACAGGTGGAAGCCAGTTCTTCATCACTTTTGTAGCTACACCGCACCTTGACGGCGTTCACACGGTATTTGGTGCGATCGACGAAGATGATACTGAAAGTTTCATGGTTCTGGATAACATTGAACAAAATGATGACATCATCAGTATTGAAGTAGTTGAGTCAAGAGCGTAATTAACTGTTTATTGTCCCTGGATCTTTATCCGGGGATATTCTAAAAGGAACTGTATGTTTGGATATTATAGAGTTGCATCGGCTGTGAACAAAACCATCGTAGGAAATCCTGCAAAAAATGCCGAAGAGATCATCAAACTTATCCAAGACGCACATACTAAAGAGGTTAGTGTCGTTGTATTTCCCGAGCTGACGCTTACAGGATACACTGCCAGTGACCTCCTTCTCAATCAAACACTCATCGCTTCTCAAAATGAGAAACTTTCCCATATACTGCAACATACAAAAGCTATCAATACCATTGCGATCATCGGTATAGCACTACTTGAAGCAGACAGACTCTATAACTGTGCGGTAGTGATTCAGAACGGGAAGATCTTGGGGATCGTGCCCAAAAGCTATCTCCCGAACAAAAAAGAGTTCTATGAAAAACGTCAATTTGTATCTGGCCGGGATATCACAAGAACCACCACAGAGTTATGGGAAGAGGAGATACCTTTTGGTGTAGACCTTCTTTTCAGCGACGCTAAAGAGATGACTTTCGGGGTGGAAATATGTGAAGATCTTTGGGCTGTGACACCTCCAAGCAACCATATGGCAAACAATGGTGCCAACCTCCTCTTTAATCTTTCTGCAAGTAATGAGCTCATAGGTAAAGCTGAATACCGTGAAGAGCTGGTACGTACGCAGAGCGGTCGATGTATGGCTGCGTATGTCTACTCCTCTGCGGGTGTAGGTGAATCTACAACCGATACCGTTTTTGGAGGCCATGCCATCATCTC is a genomic window of Sulfurovum sp. XGS-02 containing:
- a CDS encoding peptidylprolyl isomerase encodes the protein MFGRETKRYDVVQSVMDTYNYAKFTTSKGVIWAKLFKDDAPNTVANFAHLAETGFYNGLKFHRVIPGFMAQGGCPHSKDNPAMAGTGGPGWQIDCETDTSTHPHRRGVLSMAHAGPNTGGSQFFITFVATPHLDGVHTVFGAIDEDDTESFMVLDNIEQNDDIISIEVVESRA